One segment of Deltaproteobacteria bacterium CG11_big_fil_rev_8_21_14_0_20_49_13 DNA contains the following:
- the raiA gene encoding ribosomal subunit interface protein — protein METSFTFRDIEATEGLKEHTLSKFTKFDKFLIKPISAHIILCKDGFLHKAEITINANGKRYVSMEETNDMYLSIDQAVEKLVHQLHKDKEKTKDRHKRT, from the coding sequence ATGGAAACTTCATTCACATTCAGGGATATCGAGGCCACAGAGGGTCTTAAAGAGCACACCCTTTCAAAGTTCACAAAGTTCGACAAGTTTCTTATCAAGCCTATCTCGGCGCACATCATCCTATGTAAGGACGGCTTTCTGCACAAGGCCGAGATAACGATCAACGCCAATGGCAAACGCTATGTGAGCATGGAAGAGACGAACGATATGTATCTTTCTATCGATCAGGCTGTAGAAAAGCTGGTGCATCAGCTACACAAAGATAAGGAAAAGACAAAGGATCGCCACAAGCGTACTTAA